A single window of Vigna unguiculata cultivar IT97K-499-35 chromosome 1, ASM411807v1, whole genome shotgun sequence DNA harbors:
- the LOC114194959 gene encoding uncharacterized protein LOC114194959 isoform X2, with product MAKSTLLHGRCCEGFVVLSRGRTWWLEGCRCVRDGLQIRGGFTPATFMVANGAHEYGSVVAMAAQSRGRRVEEHTTSAW from the exons ATGGCTAAATCCACGCTGCTCCATGGGCGTTGCTGCGAAGGCTTCGTGGTGCTTTCCCGTGGCCGTACATGGTGGCTCGAAGGTTGCAGGTGCGTTCGCGATGGCTTGCAGATTCGTGGTGGCTTCACTCCAGCAACGTTTATGGTGGCCAATGGTGCGCACGAATATG GTTCTGTTGTGGCTATGGCAGCGCAATCTCGAGGACGTCGCGTGGAAGAACACACTACAAGTGCATGGTGA
- the LOC114194959 gene encoding uncharacterized protein LOC114194959 isoform X1: MAKSTLLHGRCCEGFVVLSRGRTWWLEGCRCVRDGLQIRGGFTPATFMVANGAHEYGLHWFCCGYGSAISRTSRGRTHYKCMVSAATVCGEGDGDFDLLSGEVIRGWTPLVERRRRWFKSRFRRGSRWLA; encoded by the exons ATGGCTAAATCCACGCTGCTCCATGGGCGTTGCTGCGAAGGCTTCGTGGTGCTTTCCCGTGGCCGTACATGGTGGCTCGAAGGTTGCAGGTGCGTTCGCGATGGCTTGCAGATTCGTGGTGGCTTCACTCCAGCAACGTTTATGGTGGCCAATGGTGCGCACGAATATGGTTTGCATTG GTTCTGTTGTGGCTATGGCAGCGCAATCTCGAGGACGTCGCGTGGAAGAACACACTACAAGTGCATGGTGAGTGCTGCAACAGTTTGTGGTGAAGGCGACGGTGATTTCGATCTCCTTTCCGGCGAGGTGATTCGTGGATGGACACCGCTGGTTGAACGGAGAAGAAGATGGTTCAAGTCACGGTTCAGGCGTGGCTCACGATGGCTGGCCTGA